In a genomic window of Accipiter gentilis chromosome 23, bAccGen1.1, whole genome shotgun sequence:
- the NINJ1 gene encoding ninjurin-1 isoform X1: MDSGGGETHELNGLAEGAEPAAAERRRTSQWFQRNGPMNINHYANKKSAAESMLDIALLMANASQLKAVMEQGPSFSFYIPLIILISLSLTLQVMVGVLLIFLVKYDLNNPAKHGKLDFLNNLATGLVFIIVVVNIFITAFGVQKPLAESASRQDLNHSF; the protein is encoded by the exons ATGGACTCCGGCGGCGGCGAGACCCACGAGCTCAACGGGCTGGCGGAGGGCGCGGAGCCGGCGGCCGCCGAGCGG CGCAGAACGTCACAGTGGTTTCAAAGAAATGGACCTATGAATATCAATCACTATGCAAATAAGAAGAGCGCTGCGGAGAGTATGTTGGACATTGCCCTGCTGATGGCCAATGCCTCCCAACTGAAAGCCGTGATGGAGCAAGgaccttctttttccttctacatCCCACTTATCATTCTTATCAGCCTGTCGCTGACATTGCAAGTCATGGTGGGAGTGCTCCTGATATTCCTTG TAAAATATGACCTTAACAACCCTGCAAAACATGGAAAGCTGGATTTCCTCAACAACCTTGCAACTGGACTAGTATTCATTATAGTAGTTGTGAATATTTTTATCACTGCCTTCGGAGTGCAGAAGCCGCTTGCTGAGTCAGCATCAAGACA agaCCTGAATCATTCATTCTAG
- the NINJ1 gene encoding ninjurin-1 isoform X2, whose translation MDSGGGETHELNGLAEGAEPAAAERRRTSQWFQRNGPMNINHYANKKSAAESMLDIALLMANASQLKAVMEQGPSFSFYIPLIILISLSLTLQVMVGVLLIFLVKYDLNNPAKHGKLDFLNNLATGLVFIIVVVNIFITAFGVQKPLAESASRQ comes from the exons ATGGACTCCGGCGGCGGCGAGACCCACGAGCTCAACGGGCTGGCGGAGGGCGCGGAGCCGGCGGCCGCCGAGCGG CGCAGAACGTCACAGTGGTTTCAAAGAAATGGACCTATGAATATCAATCACTATGCAAATAAGAAGAGCGCTGCGGAGAGTATGTTGGACATTGCCCTGCTGATGGCCAATGCCTCCCAACTGAAAGCCGTGATGGAGCAAGgaccttctttttccttctacatCCCACTTATCATTCTTATCAGCCTGTCGCTGACATTGCAAGTCATGGTGGGAGTGCTCCTGATATTCCTTG TAAAATATGACCTTAACAACCCTGCAAAACATGGAAAGCTGGATTTCCTCAACAACCTTGCAACTGGACTAGTATTCATTATAGTAGTTGTGAATATTTTTATCACTGCCTTCGGAGTGCAGAAGCCGCTTGCTGAGTCAGCATCAAGACAGTAA